In Zingiber officinale cultivar Zhangliang chromosome 3B, Zo_v1.1, whole genome shotgun sequence, a single window of DNA contains:
- the LOC122055754 gene encoding KH domain-containing protein At1g09660/At1g09670-like — MDERIPPPGYFHYSPSGVHSSPSPHHPMRPSAATSDRERYLAELLAERQKLGPFLQVLPFCYRLLNQEILRASAFVSNPSFTDHERIEHASPLRLTGHPLNGGPMDLEGRSGMYTEENEYLHRMGVLRASSPGWGGTPGLAKSLVKKVVRLDVPVDKYPSYNFVGRLLGPRGNSLKRVEASTQCRVYIRGRGSVKDSIMEESLRDKPGYEHLNEPLHILLEAEFTADIIDARLNQAVATLEDLLKPVDESMDYYKKQQLRELAILNGTLREESPQMSPSASPFNSTGMKRAKTGR, encoded by the exons ATGGATGAAAGGATCCCACCTCCTGGCTACTTCCACTACTCCCCCTCTGGTGTCCACTCATCCCCCTCGCCTCACCACCCTATGAGGCCTTCCGCGGCCACCTCGGATAGGGAAAG GTACTTAGCTGAACTACTGGCTGAGAGGCAGAAATTAGGACCATTTTTGCAAGTATTGCCATTTTGTTACAGGCTTCTAAACCAAG AAATTTTGAGGGCTTCTGCTTTTGTATCTAACCCATCATTTACTGACCACGAGAGAATTGAGCATGCTTCCCCTCTAAGGTTGACTGGTCACCCACTCAATGGTGGACCCATGGATTTGGAGGGAAGGTCTGGAATGTACACAGAG GAAAATGAATACCTCCACAGAATGGGGGTCCTCCGAGCATCAAGTCCAGGCTGGGGTGGAACTCCTGGACTTGCTAAAAGTCTTGTAAAGAAAGTTGTGAGACTAGATGTTCCTGTTGACAAGTATCCAAGT tacaactttgttGGTCGTTTACTGGGACCACGTGGGAACTCCTTAAAAAGAGTTGAAGCTTCAACTCAATGCAGGGTTTATATACGAGGTCGGGGTTCAGTGAAGGATTCTATAAtg GAAGAAAGCTTACGGGATAAACCTGGATATGAACACTTAAACGAACCACTGCACATACTATTGGAGGCAGAATTTACAGCAGACATAATTGATGCTCGCTTAAACCAAGCTGTTGCCACCCTTGAAGATCTTCTGAAACCTGTG GACGAGTCAATGGACTACTACAAGAAGCAACAACTCAGGGAGTTGGCCATACTCAACGGCACGTTGAGGGAAGAGAGCCCACAAATGAGCCCAAGCGCATCCCCGTTCAACAGCACTGGCATGAAACGTGCTAAAACAGGACGGTGA
- the LOC122055755 gene encoding PHD finger protein ALFIN-LIKE 8-like isoform X1, producing the protein MDGGGAARVTRTPEDVFRDFRGRRAGMIKALTTEVEKFYQQCDPEKENLSLYGFPNETWKVNLPAEEVPPELPEPALGINFARDGMAEKDWLALVAVHSDSWLLAVAFYFSSRFGFDKESRRRLFNMMNNHPTIYEVVTGTVKKQSKEKNPNSSSKSNKSGSKKRYSEAESRKSPPSMPPYKEEEEEDNMEGPEDCNDEHDNTPCGACGESYGKDEFWICCDLCEQWFHGKCVRITPARAEHIKQYKCPSCSSNKRAKLEG; encoded by the exons ATGGACGGCGGCGGCGCGGCGCGCGTTACTCGCACGCCCGAGGACGTCTTCCGGGACTTCAGAGGCCGCCGTGCCGGCATGATCAAGGCTCTCACCACTG AGGTCGAGAAGTTCTACCAGCAGTGCGATCCAG AAAAAGAGAACTTGTCGCTTTATGGATTTCCTAATGAGACATGGAAAGTAAACTTGCCAGCTGAAGAAGTGCCACCAGAACTTCCTGAGCCAGCTTTAGGAATCAATTTTGCTAGGGATGGAATGGCTGAGAAAGATTGGCTAGCACTAGTTGCAGTTCACAGTGATTCATGGTTACTTGCAGTTGCCTTCTATTTTAGCTCACGCTTTGGATTTGACAAAGAGTCAAG AAGGAGGCTTTTCAATATGATGAACAACCACCCTACTATATATGAAGTAGTAACCGGAACAGTCAAGAAGCAGTCAAAAGAGAAGAATcctaatagtagtagtaagagcAATAAATCAGGCTCCAAGAAG CGGTACAGTGAGGCAGAGTCTCGCAAGTCACCACCATCAATGCCTCcttacaaagaagaagaagaagaagataacatGGAGGGTCCTGAAGACTGCAATGACGAGCATGACAACACCCCATGCGGTGCGTGCGGCGAAAGCTATGGTAAGGACGAGTTCTGGATATGCTGCGACTTGTGTGAACAGTGGTTTCATGGGAAGTGTGTCAGGATCACACCTGCCCGCGCCGAGCACATCAAGCAGTACAAATGCCCAAGCTGCAGCAGCAATAAGCGAGCTAAG CTTGAAGGCTAA
- the LOC122055755 gene encoding PHD finger protein ALFIN-LIKE 8-like isoform X2, with the protein MDGGGAARVTRTPEDVFRDFRGRRAGMIKALTTEVEKFYQQCDPEKENLSLYGFPNETWKVNLPAEEVPPELPEPALGINFARDGMAEKDWLALVAVHSDSWLLAVAFYFSSRFGFDKESRRRLFNMMNNHPTIYEVVTGTVKKQSKEKNPNSSSKSNKSGSKKRYSEAESRKSPPSMPPYKEEEEEDNMEGPEDCNDEHDNTPCGACGESYGKDEFWICCDLCEQWFHGKCVRITPARAEHIKQYKCPSCSSNKRAKV; encoded by the exons ATGGACGGCGGCGGCGCGGCGCGCGTTACTCGCACGCCCGAGGACGTCTTCCGGGACTTCAGAGGCCGCCGTGCCGGCATGATCAAGGCTCTCACCACTG AGGTCGAGAAGTTCTACCAGCAGTGCGATCCAG AAAAAGAGAACTTGTCGCTTTATGGATTTCCTAATGAGACATGGAAAGTAAACTTGCCAGCTGAAGAAGTGCCACCAGAACTTCCTGAGCCAGCTTTAGGAATCAATTTTGCTAGGGATGGAATGGCTGAGAAAGATTGGCTAGCACTAGTTGCAGTTCACAGTGATTCATGGTTACTTGCAGTTGCCTTCTATTTTAGCTCACGCTTTGGATTTGACAAAGAGTCAAG AAGGAGGCTTTTCAATATGATGAACAACCACCCTACTATATATGAAGTAGTAACCGGAACAGTCAAGAAGCAGTCAAAAGAGAAGAATcctaatagtagtagtaagagcAATAAATCAGGCTCCAAGAAG CGGTACAGTGAGGCAGAGTCTCGCAAGTCACCACCATCAATGCCTCcttacaaagaagaagaagaagaagataacatGGAGGGTCCTGAAGACTGCAATGACGAGCATGACAACACCCCATGCGGTGCGTGCGGCGAAAGCTATGGTAAGGACGAGTTCTGGATATGCTGCGACTTGTGTGAACAGTGGTTTCATGGGAAGTGTGTCAGGATCACACCTGCCCGCGCCGAGCACATCAAGCAGTACAAATGCCCAAGCTGCAGCAGCAATAAGCGAGCTAAGGTATGA